A DNA window from Arachis hypogaea cultivar Tifrunner chromosome 18, arahy.Tifrunner.gnm2.J5K5, whole genome shotgun sequence contains the following coding sequences:
- the LOC112773029 gene encoding naringenin 8-dimethylallyltransferase 2, chloroplastic isoform X1 — protein sequence MAFGLSGSSLKSPPTTTDSSTRRTLWHNNNGKLSKEYCIKMQHNYWKYHCNNIKGGSMMSDKFEKKYLVNATSKNSHDEPKKPQPILESIKDGMDAFRQFSRLYAFFSFISSGLSSSLLAVDNLSNISPKMFLIGFLQFLIPNCIMFQYIVGVNQLADVEIDKINKPYLPLASGKYSLRNAVIVVASSLLMGFGSAWVLGSRPMFWCLVISTMLMTAYSVNLPLLRWKRSTILATFSLASSMTIGQHIAPFLHMKTVLKKALDYPRSLVFTVVVVSLFYTVISLAKDIPDIEGDKAAGHKTLAIHLGPRRVFWFCISLLQMTYGIAIIMGALSPILWSKIFTVVTHFIMSIILWYRANSVDLSNNDSLQSFYMAIFVFLSVENFLVLFVR from the exons ATGGCTTTTGGCCTCTCGGGCTCATCTCTCAAGTCTCCTCCCACCACCACAG aTTCTAGTACAAGAAGAACCTTATGGCACAACAATAATGGAAAACTATCAAAAGAATATTGTATCAAGATGCAGCATAATTATTGGAAGTATCATTGCAACAACATTAAAGGAGGATCTATGATGAGTGataaatttgagaaaaaatacTTGGTGAATGCAACCTCAAAAAATTCACATGATGAACCGAAAAAACCACAACCTATTTTGGAGTCTATCAAAGATGGCATGGATGCTTTTCGCCAGTTTTCCAGATTATACGCATTCTTTAGCTTC ATATCAAGTGGACTTTCTTCATCACTCCTTGCGGTGGACAATTTATCAAATATTTCTCCAAAAATGTTCTTAATAGGCTTCTTGCAG TTTCTGATACCTAACTGCATCATGTTTCAATATATTGTTGGTGTGAATCAATTAGCCGATGTTGAAATAGACAAG ATTAACAAACCATATCTTCCATTGGCATCCGGGAAATATTCCTTAAGAAATGCAGTAATAGTTGTGGCATCATCTCTTCTAATG GGATTTGGATCTGCGTGGGTGTTAGGATCAAGGCCAATGTTTTGGTGTTTAGTCATCAGTACTATGCTCATGACTGCTTATTCAGTTAAT TTGCCCTTGTTGAGATGGAAAAGATCCACAATCCTTGCAACATTCTCTCTTGCAAGTTCTATGACAATAGGACAACATATTGCACCATTTCTTCACATGAAG ACTGTGCTCAAGAAGGCACTTGACTATCCGAGATCACTAGTTTTTACTGTTGTGGTCGTGAGCCTTTTCTATACAGTTATATCCTTGGCAAag GATATACCTGACATTGAAGGGGATAAAGCAGCAGGTCACAAAACCTTGGCAATACATTTGGGTCCTAGACGa GTATTTTGGTTTTGCATTTCGCTCCTTCAAATGACATATGGAATTGCTATTATAATGGGAGCATTATCTCCTATCCTATGGAGCAAAATTTTTACG GTTGTGACACATTTCATCATGTCCATAATCCTTTGGTATCGTGCAAATTCCGTAGATTTATCGAACAATGATTCGCTACAATCCTTTTATATGGCTATCTTTGTG TTTCTTTCTGTGGAAAACTTCCTTGTACTTTTTGTTCGATGA
- the LOC112773029 gene encoding naringenin 8-dimethylallyltransferase 2, chloroplastic isoform X3 has translation MAFGLSGSSLKSPPTTTDSSTRRTLWHNNNGKLSKEYCIKMQHNYWKYHCNNIKGGSMMSDKFEKKYLVNATSKNSHDEPKKPQPILESIKDGMDAFRQFSRLYAFFSFISSGLSSSLLAVDNLSNISPKMFLIGFLQFLIPNCIMFQYIVGVNQLADVEIDKINKPYLPLASGKYSLRNAVIVVASSLLMGFGSAWVLGSRPMFWCLVISTMLMTAYSVNLPLLRWKRSTILATFSLASSMTIGQHIAPFLHMKTVLKKALDYPRSLVFTVVVVSLFYTVISLAKDIPDIEGDKAAGHKTLAIHLGPRRVFWFCISLLQMTYGIAIIMGALSPILWSKIFTFLSVENFLVLFVR, from the exons ATGGCTTTTGGCCTCTCGGGCTCATCTCTCAAGTCTCCTCCCACCACCACAG aTTCTAGTACAAGAAGAACCTTATGGCACAACAATAATGGAAAACTATCAAAAGAATATTGTATCAAGATGCAGCATAATTATTGGAAGTATCATTGCAACAACATTAAAGGAGGATCTATGATGAGTGataaatttgagaaaaaatacTTGGTGAATGCAACCTCAAAAAATTCACATGATGAACCGAAAAAACCACAACCTATTTTGGAGTCTATCAAAGATGGCATGGATGCTTTTCGCCAGTTTTCCAGATTATACGCATTCTTTAGCTTC ATATCAAGTGGACTTTCTTCATCACTCCTTGCGGTGGACAATTTATCAAATATTTCTCCAAAAATGTTCTTAATAGGCTTCTTGCAG TTTCTGATACCTAACTGCATCATGTTTCAATATATTGTTGGTGTGAATCAATTAGCCGATGTTGAAATAGACAAG ATTAACAAACCATATCTTCCATTGGCATCCGGGAAATATTCCTTAAGAAATGCAGTAATAGTTGTGGCATCATCTCTTCTAATG GGATTTGGATCTGCGTGGGTGTTAGGATCAAGGCCAATGTTTTGGTGTTTAGTCATCAGTACTATGCTCATGACTGCTTATTCAGTTAAT TTGCCCTTGTTGAGATGGAAAAGATCCACAATCCTTGCAACATTCTCTCTTGCAAGTTCTATGACAATAGGACAACATATTGCACCATTTCTTCACATGAAG ACTGTGCTCAAGAAGGCACTTGACTATCCGAGATCACTAGTTTTTACTGTTGTGGTCGTGAGCCTTTTCTATACAGTTATATCCTTGGCAAag GATATACCTGACATTGAAGGGGATAAAGCAGCAGGTCACAAAACCTTGGCAATACATTTGGGTCCTAGACGa GTATTTTGGTTTTGCATTTCGCTCCTTCAAATGACATATGGAATTGCTATTATAATGGGAGCATTATCTCCTATCCTATGGAGCAAAATTTTTACG TTTCTTTCTGTGGAAAACTTCCTTGTACTTTTTGTTCGATGA
- the LOC112773029 gene encoding naringenin 8-dimethylallyltransferase 2, chloroplastic isoform X2: MAFGLSGSSLKSPPTTTDSSTRRTLWHNNNGKLSKEYCIKMQHNYWKYHCNNIKGGSMMSDKFEKKYLVNATSKNSHDEPKKPQPILESIKDGMDAFRQFSRLYAFFSFISSGLSSSLLAVDNLSNISPKMFLIGFLQFLIPNCIMFQYIVGVNQLADVEIDKINKPYLPLASGKYSLRNAVIVVASSLLMGFGSAWVLGSRPMFWCLVISTMLMTAYSVNLPLLRWKRSTILATFSLASSMTIGQHIAPFLHMKDIPDIEGDKAAGHKTLAIHLGPRRVFWFCISLLQMTYGIAIIMGALSPILWSKIFTVVTHFIMSIILWYRANSVDLSNNDSLQSFYMAIFVFLSVENFLVLFVR; this comes from the exons ATGGCTTTTGGCCTCTCGGGCTCATCTCTCAAGTCTCCTCCCACCACCACAG aTTCTAGTACAAGAAGAACCTTATGGCACAACAATAATGGAAAACTATCAAAAGAATATTGTATCAAGATGCAGCATAATTATTGGAAGTATCATTGCAACAACATTAAAGGAGGATCTATGATGAGTGataaatttgagaaaaaatacTTGGTGAATGCAACCTCAAAAAATTCACATGATGAACCGAAAAAACCACAACCTATTTTGGAGTCTATCAAAGATGGCATGGATGCTTTTCGCCAGTTTTCCAGATTATACGCATTCTTTAGCTTC ATATCAAGTGGACTTTCTTCATCACTCCTTGCGGTGGACAATTTATCAAATATTTCTCCAAAAATGTTCTTAATAGGCTTCTTGCAG TTTCTGATACCTAACTGCATCATGTTTCAATATATTGTTGGTGTGAATCAATTAGCCGATGTTGAAATAGACAAG ATTAACAAACCATATCTTCCATTGGCATCCGGGAAATATTCCTTAAGAAATGCAGTAATAGTTGTGGCATCATCTCTTCTAATG GGATTTGGATCTGCGTGGGTGTTAGGATCAAGGCCAATGTTTTGGTGTTTAGTCATCAGTACTATGCTCATGACTGCTTATTCAGTTAAT TTGCCCTTGTTGAGATGGAAAAGATCCACAATCCTTGCAACATTCTCTCTTGCAAGTTCTATGACAATAGGACAACATATTGCACCATTTCTTCACATGAAG GATATACCTGACATTGAAGGGGATAAAGCAGCAGGTCACAAAACCTTGGCAATACATTTGGGTCCTAGACGa GTATTTTGGTTTTGCATTTCGCTCCTTCAAATGACATATGGAATTGCTATTATAATGGGAGCATTATCTCCTATCCTATGGAGCAAAATTTTTACG GTTGTGACACATTTCATCATGTCCATAATCCTTTGGTATCGTGCAAATTCCGTAGATTTATCGAACAATGATTCGCTACAATCCTTTTATATGGCTATCTTTGTG TTTCTTTCTGTGGAAAACTTCCTTGTACTTTTTGTTCGATGA
- the LOC112773029 gene encoding naringenin 8-dimethylallyltransferase 1, chloroplastic isoform X4: protein MQHNYWKYHCNNIKGGSMMSDKFEKKYLVNATSKNSHDEPKKPQPILESIKDGMDAFRQFSRLYAFFSFISSGLSSSLLAVDNLSNISPKMFLIGFLQFLIPNCIMFQYIVGVNQLADVEIDKINKPYLPLASGKYSLRNAVIVVASSLLMGFGSAWVLGSRPMFWCLVISTMLMTAYSVNLPLLRWKRSTILATFSLASSMTIGQHIAPFLHMKTVLKKALDYPRSLVFTVVVVSLFYTVISLAKDIPDIEGDKAAGHKTLAIHLGPRRVFWFCISLLQMTYGIAIIMGALSPILWSKIFTVVTHFIMSIILWYRANSVDLSNNDSLQSFYMAIFVFLSVENFLVLFVR from the exons ATGCAGCATAATTATTGGAAGTATCATTGCAACAACATTAAAGGAGGATCTATGATGAGTGataaatttgagaaaaaatacTTGGTGAATGCAACCTCAAAAAATTCACATGATGAACCGAAAAAACCACAACCTATTTTGGAGTCTATCAAAGATGGCATGGATGCTTTTCGCCAGTTTTCCAGATTATACGCATTCTTTAGCTTC ATATCAAGTGGACTTTCTTCATCACTCCTTGCGGTGGACAATTTATCAAATATTTCTCCAAAAATGTTCTTAATAGGCTTCTTGCAG TTTCTGATACCTAACTGCATCATGTTTCAATATATTGTTGGTGTGAATCAATTAGCCGATGTTGAAATAGACAAG ATTAACAAACCATATCTTCCATTGGCATCCGGGAAATATTCCTTAAGAAATGCAGTAATAGTTGTGGCATCATCTCTTCTAATG GGATTTGGATCTGCGTGGGTGTTAGGATCAAGGCCAATGTTTTGGTGTTTAGTCATCAGTACTATGCTCATGACTGCTTATTCAGTTAAT TTGCCCTTGTTGAGATGGAAAAGATCCACAATCCTTGCAACATTCTCTCTTGCAAGTTCTATGACAATAGGACAACATATTGCACCATTTCTTCACATGAAG ACTGTGCTCAAGAAGGCACTTGACTATCCGAGATCACTAGTTTTTACTGTTGTGGTCGTGAGCCTTTTCTATACAGTTATATCCTTGGCAAag GATATACCTGACATTGAAGGGGATAAAGCAGCAGGTCACAAAACCTTGGCAATACATTTGGGTCCTAGACGa GTATTTTGGTTTTGCATTTCGCTCCTTCAAATGACATATGGAATTGCTATTATAATGGGAGCATTATCTCCTATCCTATGGAGCAAAATTTTTACG GTTGTGACACATTTCATCATGTCCATAATCCTTTGGTATCGTGCAAATTCCGTAGATTTATCGAACAATGATTCGCTACAATCCTTTTATATGGCTATCTTTGTG TTTCTTTCTGTGGAAAACTTCCTTGTACTTTTTGTTCGATGA